From Enoplosus armatus isolate fEnoArm2 chromosome 23, fEnoArm2.hap1, whole genome shotgun sequence:
GCTGTTGCACAGCAGTCTCCCCTGCTGAGCATTCAAATGCAAGAAGTGGCACATCCAATCACGTGCTTTTAAAGGGCAGCTCTTTGCCAGTGCactcatgtgtttgttgtttgtttgtgtccgcAGCTCTGCAAACATTAGTAGACAAGCAGTAGACcaaatgtggttttatttacatatataaaacaaaatccacatttctCAACTCCTGGGGGGAAAAGAACCATTCGTCAAAATAATAGACTGGTGAGAGGagttacattgtgtgtgttattaaaaATGCCTCTGCTTTCACAAAGTCGTGCCGCTCAAATTCCACCACAAATCCGACATTTATGGCGGCCGGTGCCTGGTGTCGCAGCCTGAAAACACTGGCAGTGACAGCAAGTAGCGCACGCGCACTCCGCCCTGCTTGGAGGATGACTGGAGCAGCTTCACTCGGCTGCagtccacaaaaaaaaacaacaacacataaacacagcaaaagGTAAATTCCCAGCTTCAAAGTCTCGAATGTTTTgctggacgtgtgtgtgtgtgtgtgagagagagagagagagtcctgAAGTCCATCCGCTGTCGAGCCCGCTTTTGGCTCTCGGGGCGGAAAGTAGCCACGTCGAGCGTTTAAATGTTGGAGCTGAAAGGACGCGTGAAGGCATCTGGACAGGAGTAGCAGCATCAAACAGGCTGCAGCGAGGTTCAGACTGCGCTGCACTTCCCTCGTGTAAAGCAGCACCAGATCGCTGGGCCCTCGGGGGCCCTACTCGTCATCCTTTCCTCCCGTTTTACTCAGCTGCGGGGGAAGGAACAGGGGAAAACAATGAGACGAAGGAAGAATTTTGAGCGAAAGAATTCATTCGGgtggggttttttgttgttgtacttaCATGCTGGGGGATcggaaggtggtggtggtggggaggcgggagagagagaaaagaacacagagagaggttAATGAGAAATGTCACTGCGGGCTTAAAGCTGGTTAAGAGCACCACCTTGTGGAGGGAAGGTAAAGTGCACCTACTTTGATCACGTCGACCCAGTTCCAACCTCTTGGCAGCTCCCCTTTGTTATCTGAAAGCGCCGTCCAAGATGAtcgtgattggtttaaagaaatacaaacaagccagagcaccccccccccccgacccacCCCCCCATCCCAGAATGATGATGACTATCTCGGACAGACGCAGCTGACGTACCTGTTCTGCTGATGATCCTCCTCTTCTGAGCCTTCGTCAgctgctccttcctctccttcttcttggcGATCGCGGTGGTACTCACCACCTCGCTGCTGGGCGTCAACGTCTGCAACAACAGTTCGAGTGaattttgtttgtagaaaacacagaaatactgaaaatggACTAGAAACAAAAAGGAGATATACTGACCACAGTGGTGACTACaggcttgtggttctccatgaGGGCCTCCTGGTTCTCCTTGGCCCACTCAAACAGGGTGTACATCATTGCAGTGCCCAGGTTagcctccacctgctcctccagcttcGACAGAATGTGCTGCTTCGTCTCCGTGGAGCTGTCATTAAAAGTCAACATGGGAGGAAAGACACAGCATCGCCGCCGTGTGTTACAGCCTTGTACGGAACAATGAACGACAGAAGATCTACTCGCATAAAAGCTCCGCACAGAGTGGCCACTGCGCGTTCAACTTACATTCTATTGTTGAAAAAGGCATCGAGGGAGATTTGCGGGGCCGTCTCAGGGTACGGCTCTGGCCATGTGACGTCCAGGATGAAGGCTTTGGTGTCCTCGAGGTCTCCTATCTGTTGCATAGCACGGAAACAGAGTGGGAGGCAACGTGAAGTGAGCGTGAGAAGGCATCTCGAGGGGATTTACATCCAGCACGGTTGGACAAGGCAGGGGACAGTGCTCACCCTAAACTGAAAGGAAGCCGGACTGATTTCCTTGAAGCACTCGTCCCCCTCGTAGATGGAGCGAAGAGCCTCCAGCTCCATCTGTGATTGGAGAAGCGAGGGAGCgacagaggtggggggggttagTCAGGTGTAAGGATCCACAGCAGCTTCTGTGCGCCAAACACCATTCAGAAACACGGCAAATTAAACTTTGCAGGAATATGCGGTACAGAGCCATGGCTTCGGTACAGGAAAGACACTTAATGGGTGACATTAAGATGTAACGTCACACCGGCTGGATTAGAGGACGTTTTGTATTCAGAGAAGACCTTTACTTATGGGTTATGGGGCAGGCATAGCTCCCTACACTGCGCACACCTAACTTGGCAGacttttgaatggagtttggcgtTGCATTCTCCCCGTCATGAACGACGCGTATCGGGGCTCAAGAGCAGCGAGAAAGACACCCGACACTCCGGTCCGACAGCTGTTTCGTCCAGACGGAGCCCCCGCACCTTGGGCAGAAGCTGACGCGCTCACACGCCTCGCCGCCCGACGGGCAACCGGCATCCACGATAGCGTCAAGTAGCTAGCACTTAGCCGCTAACAGCAGCTAGCTTACCCCTGCATCACCACTCTTTCTTACCTCTTGATCCTCGTTAGCTGTCATGGTCCCCCTTCAGTTTCGGTATGATGTGCCCCCTGTGAAGAGTTTCAAAcgtaaaaatatatatatatatatatatatatgaatgagTCAACAACCCATTTCTATCATTAAAAACTTTACTATGGTAATAATTTCACAACTTCCCCAGCAGGCGCAGCCAGTGCCACCATGGTAATGCACGCATGCGCAGTTAAGCGTGACCTTTGAACCACATGATTAATGGATACAGCTTTTGTATAATATTCTAATAAATAGAGTACTTTTCCCCAGTTGCCTATTCGACTGTTTATAactatttataataataataataataataataataataatgataataatatctTTGTTTATATGTCAAAACAAAGAGTGCTTCACATGGCAAGCAGAAAGCACATGAAGcataacacagaaaaacacgGCAAATGAAAGAATCAAAGCGCTGAAAAAAACGAACACAAGCTAGAATCAGCCGATATCAGGGGAGTGCGGTGCGATGCCTGCTTCCTGTCCTCTGCCTGCCTTTTTTGACCAAGTGAGCTGGGCTTTTCCAGACCTCAGATAACACAGGTCGTGACTTTCGATTTTAGCACGagtatctgtttttttttttttggtaagaaaaaacatttcatcttttctcttcgGGCAGAGATGGGCCTCCATACAGTGCCATCTAACCAGTACTGTGGTTTG
This genomic window contains:
- the rwdd gene encoding RWD domain-containing protein 4 translates to MTANEDQEMELEALRSIYEGDECFKEISPASFQFRIGDLEDTKAFILDVTWPEPYPETAPQISLDAFFNNRISTETKQHILSKLEEQVEANLGTAMMYTLFEWAKENQEALMENHKPVVTTVTLTPSSEVVSTTAIAKKKERKEQLTKAQKRRIISRTDNKGELPRGWNWVDVIKHLSKTGGKDDE